A single window of Arvicanthis niloticus isolate mArvNil1 chromosome X, mArvNil1.pat.X, whole genome shotgun sequence DNA harbors:
- the Dynlt3 gene encoding dynein light chain Tctex-type 3 has translation MEGYQRPCDEVGFNADEAHNIVKECVDGVLGGNDYNQNNINQWTASIVEQSIAHLVKLGKAYKYIVTCAVVQRSPYGFHTASSCFWDTISDGTCTVRWENRTMNCIVNVFAVAIVL, from the exons ATGGAAGGGTACCAGCGGCCTTGCGACGAG gtTGGCTTCAATGCTGATGAGGCTCACAATATAGTCAAAGAG TGTGTTGATGGAGTCTTGGGTGGTAATGATTACAATCAAAATAACATTAACCAGTGGACCGCAAGTATAGTGGAACAATCCATAGCACATTTGGTCAAACTAGGAAAAGCTTACAAGTATATTG TGACCTGTGCAGTAGTCCAGAGGAGCCCATACGGATTTCACACAGCCAGCTCCTGCTTTTGGGATACAATATCTGATG GAACCTGTACCGTGAGATGGGAGAACCGTACCATGAACTGCATCGTTAATGTTTTTGCAGTTGCAATTGTCCTATAA